In one window of Vibrio pelagius DNA:
- a CDS encoding L-lactate permease, whose translation MNETLLALLAFSPIVVAAILLVGLNWPAKKAMPVAFGLTVLIALFGWDMSSTRVLASVFQGFGITVSVLWIVFGAIFLLNTLKHTGAITTIRNGFTDISADRRVQAIIIAWCFGSFIEGASGFGTPAAIAAPLLVAIGFPALAAVLMGMMIQSTPVSFGAVGTPIIVGVNKGLDTHNIGESLVAHGSTWDAYLQQITSSVAMIHATVGVMIPVLMAMMLTRFFGKNKSWTEGLDILPFALFAGAAFTIPYALTGVFLGAEFPSLIGGLVGLAIVVTAAKRGFLVPKSQWDFESEDKWPAEWLGSLKIDLDDNTGENKMSMARAWAPYVLLAVTLVASRVSPEFKGFLKSVSLSFSNILGETGVSTAIQPLYLPGGILVFVALIAVLIQGRSAAPLAKAFGESSKTLIGAGFVLVFTIPMVRIFINSGVNAADLASMPVTTANFAADLVGSAFPALSATVGALGAFIAGSNTVSNMMFSQFQFEVAQTLTISSAVVVALQAVGAAAGNMIAIHNVVAASATVGLLGREGATLRKTVIPTFYYLVMAGIIGLVVIYGFNVTDALMH comes from the coding sequence ATGAATGAAACTCTATTAGCTCTATTGGCATTTTCACCAATAGTTGTGGCAGCTATCTTGCTGGTTGGCCTAAATTGGCCAGCAAAAAAAGCGATGCCGGTGGCCTTTGGCCTAACCGTACTTATCGCACTATTTGGTTGGGACATGTCGAGCACTCGTGTGTTGGCATCTGTATTCCAAGGTTTTGGTATTACTGTATCGGTTCTCTGGATTGTGTTCGGCGCTATCTTCTTACTTAACACTTTGAAGCACACCGGAGCCATTACAACTATTCGTAACGGGTTTACCGACATTTCAGCAGACCGCCGTGTACAAGCTATCATCATCGCTTGGTGTTTCGGTTCCTTCATTGAGGGCGCATCTGGTTTTGGTACTCCAGCAGCTATCGCGGCACCTCTACTGGTTGCTATCGGTTTCCCTGCGCTTGCAGCGGTACTAATGGGTATGATGATCCAATCTACACCCGTTTCTTTCGGTGCGGTAGGTACGCCTATCATCGTTGGTGTAAACAAAGGTCTAGATACACACAACATTGGTGAAAGCCTAGTGGCTCATGGCTCAACATGGGATGCTTATCTACAACAAATTACATCAAGCGTTGCGATGATTCACGCAACTGTCGGTGTAATGATTCCTGTACTAATGGCAATGATGCTGACTCGCTTTTTCGGTAAGAACAAGAGCTGGACTGAAGGCCTAGACATTCTACCGTTCGCACTATTTGCAGGTGCAGCGTTCACTATCCCTTACGCACTAACTGGTGTGTTCCTAGGCGCTGAGTTCCCATCTCTCATTGGTGGTCTGGTTGGTCTTGCAATTGTTGTTACAGCAGCAAAACGTGGCTTCCTAGTACCAAAATCACAGTGGGACTTCGAGAGCGAAGACAAGTGGCCAGCTGAATGGCTAGGTTCTTTAAAAATCGACCTTGATGACAACACGGGTGAGAACAAGATGAGCATGGCTCGCGCTTGGGCTCCATACGTACTACTTGCAGTAACGCTTGTTGCGAGCCGTGTTAGCCCAGAGTTCAAAGGCTTCCTGAAGAGCGTTAGCCTATCATTCAGCAACATCCTTGGTGAAACTGGGGTGAGCACGGCGATTCAGCCTCTTTACCTACCGGGCGGTATCCTAGTATTCGTTGCTCTAATTGCTGTTCTGATTCAAGGCCGTAGCGCTGCGCCGCTGGCGAAAGCATTTGGTGAATCAAGTAAAACACTGATTGGCGCAGGTTTCGTACTGGTGTTCACCATCCCTATGGTTCGTATCTTCATCAACTCTGGCGTGAATGCGGCAGATCTAGCAAGTATGCCAGTAACAACAGCAAACTTCGCCGCTGACCTTGTAGGCTCTGCTTTCCCTGCATTGAGTGCAACAGTGGGTGCTCTGGGCGCTTTCATCGCGGGTTCAAACACAGTATCGAACATGATGTTTAGCCAATTCCAGTTCGAAGTCGCTCAAACGCTGACTATCTCAAGTGCGGTGGTTGTTGCTCTACAAGCGGTAGGCGCAGCAGCAGGTAACATGATTGCGATTCACAACGTGGTTGCAGCATCAGCAACAGTAGGTCTGCTAGGCCGCGAAGGTGCAACACTACGTAAGACAGTTATCCCAACGTTCTACTACCTAGTAATGGCAGGCATCATCGGTCTTGTGGTTATCTACGGATTCAACGTTACTGATGCTCTGATGCATTAA
- the lldD gene encoding FMN-dependent L-lactate dehydrogenase LldD, with protein MIISASTDYRAAAKSKLPPFLFHYIDGGSYGEHTLHRNTADLAEIALKQRVLNDMSELSLDTELFGEKLAMPIALAPVGLTGMYARRGEVQAAKAADNKGIPFTMSTVSVCPIEEVAPKIERPMWFQLYVLKDRGFMKNVLERAKAAGVTTLVFTVDMPVPGARYRDMHSGMSGPNAAVRRIFQSMRHPSWAFDVGLFGKPHDLGNISTYRGTPTKLEDYIGWLGDNFDPSISWKDLEWIRDFWDGPMVIKGILDEEDAKDAVRFGADGIVVSNHGGRQLDGVLSSAKALPAIADAVKGDTKILVDSGIRTGLDVVRMMALGADCTLLGRSFVYALAAQGQAGVENLLDLYDKEMRVAMTLTGAKTIKDLTRDSLVNLTK; from the coding sequence ATGATTATCTCCGCATCTACAGACTACCGAGCTGCTGCCAAATCTAAGCTACCTCCATTCCTTTTCCATTACATTGATGGTGGTTCATATGGCGAGCACACTCTGCACCGCAACACAGCAGACCTAGCTGAAATCGCGCTTAAGCAACGTGTTCTTAATGACATGTCGGAACTGAGTTTAGACACTGAACTGTTCGGTGAAAAACTGGCGATGCCTATCGCACTTGCTCCAGTTGGTCTAACAGGTATGTACGCTCGTCGCGGTGAAGTTCAAGCAGCAAAAGCCGCAGACAACAAAGGCATCCCATTTACGATGTCGACAGTATCGGTTTGTCCAATCGAGGAAGTGGCACCTAAGATTGAACGTCCAATGTGGTTCCAACTTTACGTACTTAAAGATCGTGGCTTCATGAAGAACGTTCTAGAGCGCGCAAAAGCGGCAGGTGTAACGACGCTTGTGTTCACTGTAGATATGCCAGTACCAGGTGCTCGCTACCGTGACATGCACTCAGGCATGAGCGGCCCGAACGCAGCTGTACGTCGCATTTTCCAATCAATGCGTCACCCAAGCTGGGCATTCGATGTGGGTCTATTTGGTAAACCACACGACCTTGGAAATATCTCAACTTACCGTGGCACACCAACCAAACTGGAAGATTACATCGGTTGGTTAGGTGATAACTTTGACCCATCTATCTCGTGGAAGGATCTCGAATGGATTCGTGACTTCTGGGATGGCCCAATGGTGATAAAAGGTATCCTTGACGAAGAAGATGCAAAAGACGCAGTTCGCTTTGGTGCCGATGGTATCGTGGTTTCAAACCACGGTGGTCGTCAGCTTGACGGCGTACTTTCAAGTGCCAAAGCACTACCTGCGATTGCCGACGCAGTAAAAGGTGACACTAAGATTCTGGTCGACTCTGGTATCCGTACGGGCCTTGATGTAGTTCGTATGATGGCACTGGGTGCAGACTGTACTCTACTGGGGCGTTCATTTGTGTACGCTCTAGCAGCACAAGGCCAAGCGGGTGTTGAGAACCTGCTTGATCTGTACGACAAAGAGATGCGTGTAGCGATGACGCTAACAGGCGCGAAAACAATAAAAGATCTTACCCGCGATTCACTGGTTAACTTGACCAAGTAA